A genomic stretch from Mustelus asterias unplaced genomic scaffold, sMusAst1.hap1.1 HAP1_SCAFFOLD_63, whole genome shotgun sequence includes:
- the LOC144483376 gene encoding uncharacterized protein LOC144483376, translated as MEKPWKCADCGKRYRYPFQLEAHRLIHTGQRPFICSQCGKGFTQSSSLQRHQRVHTGERPFTCSQCGEGFTQSSDLLVHERIHTGERPFTCSQCGKGFIRSSDLRKHQRVHTGERPFTCSRCGEGFTQSSHLQRHQRVHTGERPFTCSVCGKGFCDSSSLLTHQRVHTGERPFTCSQCGKGFTGSSRLQIHQRVHTGERPFTCSQCGKGFCDSSSLVTHQRVHIGEKPFTCSQCGKGFTRLSNLRIHQRVYTGERPFSCSV; from the coding sequence atggagaaaccatggaaatgtgcagactgtggcaagagatacagatacccatttcagctggaagctcatcggctcATCCACACTGGGCAgcggccgttcatctgctctcagtgtgggaagggattcactcagtcatccagcctgcagagacaccagcgagttcacactggggagaggccattcacgtgttctcagtgtggggagggattcactcaatcttcCGACCTGCTGGTCcatgagcgcattcacactggggagaggccgttcacctgctctcagtgtgggaagggattcattcggtcTTCcgacctgcggaaacaccagcgagttcacactggagagaggcccttTACCTGCTCtcgatgtggggagggattcactcagtcatcccacctgcagagacaccagcgagttcacactggggagaggccattcacctgctctgtgtgtgggaagggattctgtgattcatccagcctgctgacacaccagcgagttcacactggggagaggccattcacctgctctcaatgtgggaagggattcactgggtcctcccgcctgcagatacaccagcgagttcacactggggagaggccgttcacctgctctcagtgtgggaagggtttctgtgattcatccagcctggtgacacaccagcgagttcacattggggagaaaccgttcacctgctctcagtgtgggaagggattcactcggttatccaacctgcgaatacaccagcgagtttacactggggagagaccgttcagctgctctgtgtga